In Paenibacillus sp. FSL R7-0345, a single window of DNA contains:
- a CDS encoding PAS domain S-box protein, whose amino-acid sequence MEIAFGEAPYSVLLAVMVHIPARMAILVGIMQIYMLLRKRISRLQVLWDQITTAECIVGSVWFIFFQDETFRWMPGSLQAFAVFFYLLVPLLVLSGLILIWIYMDSSQRTSGFMILISGIALIGTLDLIQALHGGMIASPYIDSLYRLSIASITASGIMIGKRQTSKAETAALPENSPRMLKGGSLFLIYPVMIVLLKGFSVYVVLYFTIIIMAYFIVRLYAKQTIAAKKMLETEREYNEKLRLYLDVIEQAPLSILITDKDRRIEYINPYFTEVTGYSKEEILGKTPSVLKTDKTRREIYSELNETLGAGGKWHGEFVNRKKNGDEYTEAVLISSIKNESGEVTHYVGIKEDISEYKRMKKELSDQLYFTSQLIDTLPHPLFYIDDRQCFLGCNDAYEQAFQVSRSRLAGIPMSMLPHLPEDGYRNLSEMMTKVAATGRSSVRQILRTFASGEDHHILYSLSAFRLSDHSVGGYLGIMTDISDLKHKEKEILDNRNFLDAIISHIPVMITVKDAQHLKIFKANQASADFLGITPDELVGLDLQTVFPEEIARRLMEADKRVIATGQTFSEIEIIPDDGEHCNLRYVLTTKLPIMDAEGQPLYLLSVSEDITEAKRKEAELKYALNLAEEATAAKSQFLANMSHEIRTPMNAIIGMAYLALKTALNPVQQDYISKIHNAGTSLLGIINEILEFSKVESGKLELENMKFTLMEVISGALDLSSQSAGEKGLQLRCEILPDVPARLSGDPLRLGQIITNLLSNAIKFTEEGEISIAVELNSVIDSRVKLQISVRDTGIGMSKEAESKVFQAFTQADSSTTRKFGGTGLGLAISRKLVGIMGGSLWVDSEEGKGSTFAFTAWFDLVQHEELPAVMLPETVSPVHEKDYKLTGIRVLVAEDNEINRQIAAELLISQGLLPDLAVNGAEAVRMVEAMPADRPYGIVLMDLQMPEMDGFEAAARIRELAPGLPVIAMTARTMQEERERSFASGMNGHVAKPVDPDMLLTTIGRWAADGTARRDAESEVIAAGPGAGAGADIVTGVDTDTDKDKDKDTEVDTETDALSILRLSGIDTAGGLNRVGQNRTLYISLLLKYADSQREAVQNLRQALWKEEAAAVEMLAHNLKGLSGNIGVTQVQSLAGTLGKMITRAAEPEVLEVLLHRLESAVQDSSEEIRRQLGSQTRSAVPAVESAQLADPPVQLLQRLLGLLLDNDSEAVDYYTAIRGSVTGLMQPDTVNRLERSIGRFEYEEAVEITRQTILESHYEQRLM is encoded by the coding sequence ATGGAAATCGCATTTGGGGAAGCCCCGTATAGCGTGCTGCTGGCAGTGATGGTTCACATTCCGGCGAGAATGGCGATTCTGGTCGGCATTATGCAGATTTACATGTTGCTCAGGAAGCGGATCAGCAGGCTTCAGGTGCTGTGGGATCAGATTACAACCGCAGAGTGTATTGTGGGCAGTGTCTGGTTTATCTTTTTTCAGGATGAAACCTTTCGCTGGATGCCGGGCAGCCTGCAGGCGTTCGCCGTATTCTTTTATCTGCTCGTACCGCTGCTGGTGCTGTCCGGACTTATCCTGATCTGGATCTATATGGACAGCAGCCAGCGTACAAGCGGCTTTATGATCCTGATTTCGGGGATTGCCCTGATCGGGACACTTGATCTGATCCAGGCGCTGCACGGCGGAATGATCGCAAGTCCTTACATAGACAGCTTGTACAGGCTCTCCATCGCAAGCATTACGGCCAGCGGTATTATGATTGGGAAGCGTCAGACCAGCAAGGCCGAGACGGCAGCATTGCCGGAGAATAGTCCGCGAATGCTGAAGGGCGGGAGCCTCTTTTTAATCTACCCTGTGATGATTGTGCTGCTGAAGGGCTTCTCTGTTTATGTAGTTCTGTATTTTACGATCATCATTATGGCTTATTTCATCGTCCGCCTGTATGCCAAACAAACGATTGCCGCCAAAAAAATGCTCGAAACCGAAAGGGAGTACAACGAGAAGCTGCGGCTCTATCTGGATGTTATTGAGCAGGCGCCCTTGTCCATTCTGATTACTGATAAAGACAGGCGTATTGAATATATCAATCCTTATTTTACTGAGGTAACCGGATATTCCAAAGAGGAGATCCTCGGCAAAACACCATCTGTCCTGAAGACAGACAAGACCAGGCGTGAGATTTACAGCGAATTAAATGAAACACTGGGTGCGGGAGGGAAGTGGCACGGGGAATTTGTTAACCGTAAAAAAAACGGCGACGAATACACGGAAGCGGTGCTGATCTCCTCCATCAAAAATGAAAGCGGCGAGGTTACCCATTACGTCGGCATTAAAGAGGATATTTCCGAATACAAAAGGATGAAAAAAGAGCTGTCGGACCAGCTGTACTTCACCTCGCAGTTAATTGATACGCTGCCGCATCCGCTTTTTTATATTGATGACCGGCAATGCTTTCTTGGCTGTAATGACGCTTATGAGCAGGCTTTTCAGGTGTCGCGCAGTAGGCTTGCCGGTATTCCGATGAGTATGCTGCCGCATCTGCCGGAGGACGGGTACCGCAACCTCAGTGAGATGATGACAAAGGTGGCGGCAACAGGCAGATCCTCTGTCCGGCAGATTCTCAGAACCTTTGCTTCAGGAGAGGATCATCATATTCTGTATTCCCTGTCTGCATTCCGCTTGTCTGATCATTCGGTCGGCGGTTATCTGGGGATTATGACAGACATCAGTGACCTGAAGCATAAGGAAAAAGAGATCCTGGATAACCGGAATTTCCTTGACGCCATTATCAGCCATATACCGGTAATGATTACGGTGAAGGATGCCCAGCATCTGAAAATCTTTAAGGCCAATCAGGCGAGTGCGGATTTCCTGGGTATAACGCCTGATGAGCTGGTTGGTCTTGATCTGCAGACGGTGTTCCCGGAGGAGATTGCCCGCAGGCTGATGGAGGCCGATAAAAGAGTAATTGCCACAGGCCAGACCTTCAGCGAGATCGAGATCATTCCCGACGACGGCGAGCACTGCAACCTCAGATATGTGCTGACCACCAAGCTGCCGATTATGGACGCGGAGGGACAGCCCCTGTATCTGCTTAGCGTATCCGAGGATATCACCGAAGCCAAACGGAAGGAAGCGGAGCTGAAGTACGCGCTTAATCTGGCGGAGGAAGCGACGGCGGCCAAATCACAATTTTTGGCGAACATGAGTCATGAGATCCGCACGCCGATGAATGCCATAATCGGAATGGCCTATCTGGCGCTGAAAACCGCACTTAATCCTGTGCAGCAGGATTATATTTCCAAAATACATAATGCCGGTACTTCGCTGCTGGGCATTATTAATGAAATTCTAGAATTCTCAAAGGTGGAATCCGGCAAACTGGAGCTGGAAAACATGAAATTTACACTCATGGAGGTCATCTCTGGAGCGCTGGATCTGTCCAGCCAGAGTGCCGGGGAAAAAGGACTGCAGCTGCGGTGTGAAATTCTGCCCGATGTGCCTGCCCGGCTGAGCGGTGACCCGCTCCGGCTGGGGCAGATTATTACCAACCTGCTCAGCAATGCAATTAAATTCACCGAGGAGGGTGAGATTTCAATTGCTGTTGAACTGAATAGCGTGATTGACAGCAGAGTTAAGCTGCAGATCAGTGTGCGTGATACCGGTATCGGCATGAGCAAGGAGGCCGAAAGCAAGGTGTTTCAGGCCTTCACTCAGGCAGACAGCTCTACTACGCGGAAGTTTGGCGGAACGGGGCTGGGGCTGGCTATCAGCCGCAAGCTGGTAGGGATTATGGGCGGCAGCCTGTGGGTTGACAGTGAGGAGGGCAAGGGCAGTACCTTTGCTTTTACCGCCTGGTTCGACCTTGTGCAGCATGAGGAATTGCCGGCCGTGATGCTCCCGGAAACGGTTTCCCCCGTCCATGAAAAGGATTATAAGCTCACAGGAATCCGGGTGCTTGTTGCGGAGGACAATGAGATCAACCGGCAGATTGCCGCCGAGCTGCTGATCAGCCAGGGCCTGCTGCCGGATCTGGCCGTCAACGGAGCCGAAGCGGTGCGGATGGTGGAGGCGATGCCTGCAGACCGGCCTTACGGCATTGTGCTGATGGATCTGCAAATGCCGGAGATGGACGGCTTTGAAGCGGCTGCGAGAATCCGTGAGCTGGCACCGGGGCTGCCGGTGATCGCCATGACAGCCCGGACAATGCAGGAGGAGCGGGAGCGCAGCTTTGCGTCAGGCATGAACGGGCATGTCGCCAAGCCGGTTGATCCGGATATGCTGCTCACCACGATCGGCAGATGGGCTGCTGACGGGACGGCCAGGCGTGATGCAGAGAGTGAGGTTATTGCGGCTGGCCCGGGTGCCGGTGCGGGCGCAGATATAGTTACAGGTGTAGATACAGATACAGATAAAGATAAAGATAAAGATACAGAGGTAGATACAGAGACAGATGCTCTGTCAATCCTGCGGCTTAGCGGAATTGATACTGCCGGCGGCCTGAACCGGGTGGGGCAGAACCGGACATTATATATCAGCCTGCTGCTGAAATATGCGGACAGTCAGCGTGAAGCTGTTCAAAATCTGCGCCAGGCGCTCTGGAAAGAAGAGGCTGCGGCAGTGGAAATGCTTGCCCATAACCTTAAGGGGCTCTCGGGCAATATCGGGGTTACTCAGGTACAAAGCCTTGCCGGTACGTTGGGTAAAATGATCACAAGGGCTGCGGAGCCGGAAGTACTGGAGGTGCTGCTGCACAGACTCGAATCGGCGGTGCAGGACAGCTCTGAAGAAATACGCAGGCAGCTGGGCAGCCAAACGCGTTCTGCAGTGCCGGCAGTGGAGAGCGCACAGCTGGCAGACCCGCCTGTGCAGCTGCTTCAGCGTCTGCTGGGGCTGCTGCTGGACAATGACAGCGAAGCCGTTGATTATTATACCGCTATAAGAGGTTCGGTCACCGGTCTGATGCAGCCCGATACGGTTAACCGGCTGGAGCGAAGCATCGGCCGGTTTGAATACGAGGAAGCTGTTGAGATTACCCGGCAGACAATCCTTGAAAGTCATTATGAACAGAGGTTGATGTAA
- a CDS encoding two-component system response regulator, with protein sequence MLDTRPVILAVDDTPDNIALLSGLLKESYKVKVATNGEKALQIAGAAPPDLILLDIMMPGMDGYETCRRLKLDEVLRDIPVIFLTAKEEVEDENKGFDSGAVDYITKPISAPVLLSRVKTHLTLKRSNDFLADKNQYLEAEISRRMQEISLIQEVSVMAMAALAEMRDPETGNHIQRTKLYIKELATQLSRTEKYADILSPEHISLIVTSAPLHDIGKVGIPDHILLKPGKLTDEEFEVMKTHTTQGRDAVLRAERLMDSTETFLRFAKEIVYSHHEKWNGTGYPQGLAGEQIPLSARLMAVADVYDALTSKRVYKEAMCHEQAVEIIVGDAGRHFDPDIVEIFVKCCQKFQEISEQY encoded by the coding sequence ATGCTGGACACAAGACCTGTTATTTTAGCCGTTGACGACACGCCGGACAATATCGCACTGCTCAGTGGCCTGTTGAAAGAGAGTTACAAGGTAAAGGTGGCAACGAACGGCGAAAAGGCGCTGCAGATTGCCGGGGCTGCTCCCCCTGATCTGATTCTGCTGGATATTATGATGCCGGGCATGGACGGATATGAAACCTGCCGCAGGCTGAAGCTGGACGAGGTGCTGAGAGATATACCGGTGATTTTTTTGACGGCGAAGGAAGAAGTGGAGGATGAGAACAAAGGCTTCGATTCCGGTGCGGTTGATTATATTACCAAGCCGATCAGCGCACCGGTTCTTCTTTCACGTGTGAAGACACATCTGACCCTGAAACGCTCTAATGATTTTCTTGCCGATAAAAATCAGTATCTCGAAGCGGAAATCTCCCGGCGCATGCAGGAAATATCGCTGATTCAGGAGGTCTCGGTTATGGCGATGGCAGCGCTGGCGGAAATGCGTGATCCGGAGACAGGCAATCATATTCAAAGAACCAAGCTGTATATCAAGGAGCTGGCCACCCAGCTGAGCCGGACGGAAAAATATGCGGACATCCTTAGTCCCGAGCATATCAGCCTGATTGTTACCTCGGCACCGCTGCATGACATCGGCAAGGTGGGTATCCCTGACCATATTCTCCTGAAGCCGGGCAAGCTGACGGACGAAGAGTTTGAAGTGATGAAGACGCACACGACCCAGGGCAGGGATGCTGTGCTGCGTGCCGAGCGGCTGATGGACAGCACCGAAACGTTTCTGCGGTTTGCCAAGGAAATCGTCTATTCCCATCATGAAAAATGGAACGGTACCGGTTACCCGCAAGGACTGGCCGGAGAGCAGATTCCGTTGTCGGCGAGGCTCATGGCCGTTGCCGATGTATACGATGCGCTGACCAGCAAGCGTGTGTATAAGGAGGCGATGTGCCATGAACAGGCAGTCGAAATTATTGTCGGGGATGCCGGCCGGCATTTCGACCCCGATATTGTGGAGATTTTTGTGAAATGCTGCCAAAAGTTTCAGGAGATTTCTGAACAGTACTAG
- a CDS encoding glycosyltransferase family 1 protein, with translation MKKSINIPLTPIKYSPVMIRAIRALEGILMRLALFSDTYLPQTNGVARTLHRLTGHLHRRGIEHLLFTPTSVSEENCDDPVRKISSIPFFLYPECRLALPGLSSIQNELRSFRPDLLHMATPFNLGLSGLRYAQKHNLPHIASYHTHFDRYLGYYRMRGLIPLYWKYMKWFHRTCDAVLAPSQETAGVLRAHGFSGLRQWSRGVDCGLYDPAKRSSEVRDHFGIKAPLLLLYVGRVAPEKDLPTLMAAMRLLPDSVADAVHLLVVGDGPLLPELRADAPRNVSFAGSRQGGELAELYASGDLFVFPSSTETFGNVVLEAMASGLPVIAADAGGPGELVLPGRSGLLLQPQQPAAMAEAICRLTQQPVLRLAMGREGRRLALSRSWDEIFDRLIRDYEEVIEARRGKDSAGIFTA, from the coding sequence TTGAAAAAAAGCATTAACATTCCGCTGACTCCCATCAAATATTCACCTGTTATGATCAGGGCAATCAGAGCTCTGGAGGGGATATTGATGCGTCTTGCCCTGTTTTCAGACACTTATCTTCCGCAGACTAACGGCGTTGCCCGTACGCTTCACCGGCTGACCGGCCATCTGCACCGGCGCGGTATCGAACATTTGCTGTTTACCCCGACATCGGTCTCAGAGGAGAACTGCGACGATCCTGTACGCAAAATTTCCAGCATCCCCTTCTTCCTGTATCCGGAGTGCCGGCTGGCCCTGCCTGGTCTATCCTCCATTCAGAATGAGCTGCGCTCCTTCCGCCCCGATCTCCTGCATATGGCTACCCCCTTCAACCTCGGCCTAAGCGGACTGCGCTATGCCCAAAAGCATAACCTCCCGCATATCGCCTCCTACCACACCCATTTCGACCGTTATCTCGGCTATTACCGGATGCGCGGGCTGATTCCGCTGTACTGGAAATACATGAAATGGTTCCACCGTACCTGCGATGCCGTGCTGGCACCCTCCCAGGAGACTGCCGGGGTTCTGCGGGCACACGGTTTTTCCGGCTTACGGCAATGGTCCAGAGGCGTCGACTGCGGACTGTATGATCCGGCTAAGCGTTCGTCAGAGGTGAGGGATCATTTCGGGATCAAGGCTCCGCTGCTGCTGCTCTATGTAGGACGGGTCGCTCCGGAAAAAGATCTCCCCACCCTCATGGCGGCCATGCGCCTGTTGCCGGATTCCGTTGCCGATGCCGTCCATCTGCTGGTGGTGGGCGATGGGCCGCTTCTGCCGGAGCTGCGGGCTGACGCCCCCCGCAATGTCAGCTTCGCCGGCAGCCGGCAAGGCGGGGAGCTGGCAGAGCTGTATGCCTCCGGCGACCTGTTCGTGTTTCCGTCCAGTACGGAAACCTTCGGCAATGTCGTGCTGGAGGCCATGGCCTCCGGCCTGCCGGTAATCGCCGCAGATGCAGGCGGCCCGGGCGAGCTGGTTCTGCCCGGCCGGAGCGGGCTGCTGCTTCAGCCGCAGCAGCCCGCCGCGATGGCCGAAGCCATCTGCCGGCTGACACAGCAGCCGGTGCTGCGGCTGGCGATGGGCCGGGAGGGCCGGCGGCTGGCGCTCAGCCGCTCGTGGGATGAGATTTTTGACCGGCTCATCAGGGACTATGAGGAGGTCATCGAGGCCCGGCGCGGGAAGGATAGCGCAGGGATTTTTACAGCATAG